In Arachis hypogaea cultivar Tifrunner chromosome 17, arahy.Tifrunner.gnm2.J5K5, whole genome shotgun sequence, a single window of DNA contains:
- the LOC112762713 gene encoding uncharacterized protein: protein MRLATVIQTIQDKYMANVSVGKAYWVRRKAREEVHGRAILQYAKLRDYCTEILRANPGSKLSIIVDRPSLTHQLRFMRMYMCLNSVKHGFLAGCRPIIGVDGCHLKGDHGQQLLVAVERNPNDNYLPIAVAAVEAETKDSWGWFLDLLLDDISESRRWVFMSDQQKSLMQVFAEMVPSVKHRLCLRHLYANCKKAYGGGTVLRDLILSIAKATYVEEWERRMNLLKEKNRDCYDKLMGVDPKLWTKSHFTFMAKSDMLMNNISEAFNGRILEARDEPILTMFEWIKYYWMSRFAKKKKKAEKYERSILPKPKKRLDVIATRSMEWQARWAGEMKFEVHHKNRTIIERFVVDLLAGTCGCRFWGLSVCHAHMRAVPSLKREIILKSIVATTIVQQHTLQHMKNQLLQLMERTCGRK from the exons ATGCGGCTGGCCACTGTTATTCAAACAATTCAGGATAAATACATGGCAAATGTTAGTGTAGGAAAGGCTTACTGGGTAAGGAGAAAAGCAAGGGAAGAAGTGCATGGAAGGGCCATACTACAATATGCCAAATTGAGAGATTATTGTACTGAGATTTTAAGGGCAAATCCGGGGTCCAAGCTTAGTATTATTGTGGATAGGCCATCTTTGACACACCAACTGAGATTTATGAGGATGTACATGTGCCTCAATTCGGTGAAGCACGGCTTCTTGGCTGGTTGTAGGCCGATTATAGGAGTGGACGGGTGTCACTTGAAAGGGGACCATGGTCAACAGCTGCTAGTTGCAGTAGAGAGAAATCCTAATGACAATTATTTACCAATTGCGGTTGCAGCAGTGGAGGCAGAAACAAAGGACAGCTGGGGATGGTTCCTTGATTTGTTGCTGGATGATATCAGTGAATCAAGAAGATGGGTTTTCATGTCGGATCAACAAAAA agtttGATGCAAGTTTTTGCTGAGATGGTACCTTCTGTTAAGCATAGGTTATGTTTAAGGCATCTATATGCCAATTGTAAGAAGGCATATGGTGGAGGGACAGTTTTGAGGGATCTAATCCTATCCATTGCTAAAGCTACCTATGTGGAAGAGTGGGAGAGAAGAATGAATCTACTCAAGGAGAAAAATAGAGACTGTTATGATAAACTGATGGGAGTGGACCCAAAGTTGTGGACAAAGAGTCATTTCACGTTCATGGCAAAGAGTGATATGTTAATGAATAACATATCAGAAGCTTTCAATGGTAGGATTCTTGAGGCAAGAGACGAGCCCATTCTGACGATGTTTGAGTGGATCAAATACTACTGGATGTCAAGATttgcaaaaaagaagaagaaggctgAGAAGTATGAAAGATCCATTCTGCCCAAACCAAAGAAAAGGTTGGATGTTATTGCAACAAGAAGTATGGAATGGCAAGCTAGATGGGCCGGTGAGATGAAGTTTGAGGTGCATCACAAAAATAGGACGATCATAGAAAGGTTTGTGGTGGATCTGTTAGCTGGTACTTGCGGCTGTCGATTTTGGGGTTTGAGTGTATGCCATGCCCACATGCGTGCAGTGCCATCTTTAAAAAGGGAGATAATCCTAAAGAGTATTGTAGCAACTACTATAGTCCAGCAGCATACCTTGCAACATATGAAAAATCAATTGCTCCAATTAATGGAGAGAACATGTGGCCGAAAGTGA
- the LOC112764433 gene encoding E3 ubiquitin-protein ligase BRE1-like 2 isoform X1 yields the protein MENSDHNEPEKKRPHLTSVSSRVARNSPSNNKTADAGVLQAQNQQLVQKIDIQKRALHDLEEKIRELKERQNTHDDLLIAVNQCWIQLSDDLTLLGVRAGRSKDALQTLDYHNNRRGSLPSCPAEDIFLCRLIQKDSVDGNSIGERINYVEESLALRRSSTLELLKLLQDTMEAQMERIDSIAQVLHGELSSEDAIIQMSQIDDMMKEEESNLREIINALNDSHKEYTIGIQSYISWCLQDQSEVKRLAGDLEESITGLEESRRKLVNLKMQKDAAAGMQSPSADSVNGNLSPEKPTDRTMSLRELKDSIEEAKILNADRLTELQEAHEENETLTKQFQDFQNELNDDKYIRTSRIYSLTNDQLQHWIAELARYKMLVESLQAGSVHVTKWEKELNSKLESVDTARHAIDCSDSRIEELEVQLQKCTIEKNDLEIKMEEAIQDTGRKDIKSEFRVMASALSKEMGMMEAQVKRWKDAAHEAVSLREKAHSLRAVLSGKTSEVSSLANKCTEQDLEIKSLRALIEKLQKEKLELEFILEMHGQENYDKSTLAEIRESENKAHSQAEMLKNALDEHSLELRVKAANEAEEACEQRLAAAEAEIEDLRAKLDAAERDILELTEAIKVKEAEAEAYISEIETIGQAYEDMQTQNQHLMKQVTERDDYNIKLVSESVKTKQVHSSLVAEKQALAKQLQQINSLIDASKMRIAHVEEQMKAVLSEGIKCNQEEKNLHVTLEFAKWELADAEKELKWLKSALSSSEKEYDQIQKDVAAVEMELESERSSRMKLEEELREVNRQIAELSSETGETAIQKLEAEIKICKNMIKCTVCSDRPKEVVIVKCYHLFCNPCIQRNLELRHRKCPACGTAFGQSDVRFVKI from the exons ATGGAAAACTCAGACCACAACGAACCCGAAAAGAAGAGGCCTCACCTCACTTCCGTTTCTTCTCGCGTGGCGCGAAACTCTCCATCGAACAACAAAACC GCTGATGCTGGAGTCTTACAAGCACAGAACCAGCAGCTCGTTCAAAAGATTGACATCCAAAAGCGTGCTTTGCATGACCTTGAAGAAAAAATTAGAGAGTTAAAAGAGCGGCAAAATACCCATGACGATTTGTTAATTGCAGTGAACCAATGTTGGATTCAG TTGTCTGATGATCTGACTCTTCTTGGTGTACGAGCTGGTAGAAGCAAAGATGCATTACAAACACTAGATTACCATAATAACCGTCGAG GTTCACTTCCTTCATGCCCTGCAGAGGATATATTTCTGTGTAGATTGATCCAGAAAGATTCTGTTGATGGAAACAGTATTGGTGAGAGAATTAATTATGTTGAAGAAAGCCTTGCTTTACGCCGGTCATCTACGTTAGAGTTGTTGAAACTCCTTCAAGATACCATGGAGGCTCAGATGGAAAGAATTGACAGTATAGCCCAGGTTTTGCATGGCGAGTTATCTTCAGAAG ATGCTATAATTCAGATGTCTCAGATTGATGACATGATGAAAGAAGAGGAAAGTAATTTACGTGAAATCATTAATGCTCTCAACGATTCACATAAAGAGTATACTATTGGAATTCAAAGTTATATCAGTTGGTGCTTACAAGATcagtctgaagttaaacgccttGCAG GTGACCTTGAAGAGAGCATAACTGGACttgaagagagtagaagaaaactagTCAATCTGAAAATGCAAAAGGATGCAGCGGCAGGAATGCAATCCCCTAGTGCTGATTCGGTTAACGGAAACTTGTCTCCTGAAAAACCCACAGACAGGACTATGAGTTTGCGTGAGCTGAAGGATTCAATTGAGGAAGCAAAG ATACTGAATGCTGATCGTCTTACTGAGCTTCAAGAGGCACACGAAGAAAATGAAACCTTGACAAAGCAATTCCAAGATTTTCAG AATGAACTGAACGATGACAAGTATATACGCACTTCCAGAATATATTCATTGACGAATGATCAACTTCAACATTGGATTGCTGAGTTAGCTCGGTATAAGATGTTGGTAGAGTCTCTGCAG GCGGGAAGTGTCCATGTCACAAAATGGGAGAAGGAGCTGAACTCCAAATTGGAGTCTGTTGATACTGCAAGGCATGCCATTGACTGTTCAGATTCCAGGATTGAAGAGCTGGAGGTTCAGTTGCAGAAGTGTACTATTGAAAAGAATGATCTTGAAATTAAGATGGAAGAGGCTATACAAGATACTG GGAGAAAAGATATCAAATCCGAGTTTCGTGTGATGGCTTCAGCTTTGTCCAAAGAAATGGGAATGATGGAAGCTCAGGTCAAGCGATGGAAGGATGCAGCTCATGAGGCGGTATCGTTACGCGAGAAAGCTCATTCACTAAGAGCTGTGTTGAGTGGGAAG ACAAGCGAAGTTAGCAGCCTTGCAAACAAATGTACTGAACAGGATTTGGAAATTAAGTCTTTAAGAGCATTG ATTGAAAAGTTACAGAAGGAGAAACTAGAGTTGGAATTCATTCTGGAAATGCATGGACAAGAGAATTATGATAAAAG TACTCTGGCAGAAATTAGAGAATCTGAAAATAAAGCCCACTCTCAAGCTGAAATGCTGAAAAATGCTTTAGATGAACATAGTCTTGAGTTAAGAGTAAAAGCTGCTAATGAAGCTGAAGAAGCTTGTGAACAAAGGCTTGCTGCTGCAGAAGCTGAAATAGAGGACTTAAGAGCCAAGCTGGATGCAGCTGAAAG AGATATTTTGGAGCTGACCGAGGCTATTAAAGTGAAAGAGGCTGAGGCAGAGGCATATATATCTGAAATCGAG ACTATTGGTCAAGCATATGAAGATATGCAGACACAGAACCAACATCTGATGAAGCAGGTGACTGAGAGGGATGACTATAATATCAAG CTTGTATCAGAAAGTGTGAAGACAAAACAAGTACACAGTTCTTTAGTGGCTGAGAAGCAGGCCTTGGCAAAGCAACTTCAACAAATTAACTCTTTAATTGATGCCTCAAAAATGAGGATTGCACACGTTGAGGAACAG ATGAAGGCTGTTCTATCAGAAGGCATCAAATGTAATCAGGAGGAAAAAAACCTTCATGTCACTCTGGAATTTGCCAAGTGGGAATTGGCTGATGCTGAGAAGGAGTTAAAGTGGCTGAAGTCTGCCCTTtcctcttcagagaaagaatacGACCAAATACAGAAAGATGTGGCAGCAGTTGAAATGGAATTAGAAAGTGAAAG GAGTTCACGGATGAAGCTCGAGGAAGAACTCAGGGAAGTGAACAGGCAAATCGCCGAGCTGAGTTCTGAAACGGGTGAAACCGCAATACAAAAGCTCGAAGCAGAAATAAAGATCTGTAAGAACATGATTAAGTGCACAGTCTGTTCTGATCGGCCAAAGGAG GTGGTGATTGTCAAATGCTATCATCTGTTCTGCAATCCATGCATACAAAGAAATCTAGAGCTCAGGCACCGCAAGTGCCCTGCATGTGGAACAGCATTTGGACAAAGTGATGTTCGCTTTGTTAAAATATGA
- the LOC112764433 gene encoding E3 ubiquitin-protein ligase BRE1-like 2 isoform X2, producing the protein MENSDHNEPEKKRPHLTSVSSRVARNSPSNNKTADAGVLQAQNQQLVQKIDIQKRALHDLEEKIRELKERQNTHDDLLIAVNQCWIQLSDDLTLLGVRAGRSKDALQTLDYHNNRREDIFLCRLIQKDSVDGNSIGERINYVEESLALRRSSTLELLKLLQDTMEAQMERIDSIAQVLHGELSSEDAIIQMSQIDDMMKEEESNLREIINALNDSHKEYTIGIQSYISWCLQDQSEVKRLAGDLEESITGLEESRRKLVNLKMQKDAAAGMQSPSADSVNGNLSPEKPTDRTMSLRELKDSIEEAKILNADRLTELQEAHEENETLTKQFQDFQNELNDDKYIRTSRIYSLTNDQLQHWIAELARYKMLVESLQAGSVHVTKWEKELNSKLESVDTARHAIDCSDSRIEELEVQLQKCTIEKNDLEIKMEEAIQDTGRKDIKSEFRVMASALSKEMGMMEAQVKRWKDAAHEAVSLREKAHSLRAVLSGKTSEVSSLANKCTEQDLEIKSLRALIEKLQKEKLELEFILEMHGQENYDKSTLAEIRESENKAHSQAEMLKNALDEHSLELRVKAANEAEEACEQRLAAAEAEIEDLRAKLDAAERDILELTEAIKVKEAEAEAYISEIETIGQAYEDMQTQNQHLMKQVTERDDYNIKLVSESVKTKQVHSSLVAEKQALAKQLQQINSLIDASKMRIAHVEEQMKAVLSEGIKCNQEEKNLHVTLEFAKWELADAEKELKWLKSALSSSEKEYDQIQKDVAAVEMELESERSSRMKLEEELREVNRQIAELSSETGETAIQKLEAEIKICKNMIKCTVCSDRPKEVVIVKCYHLFCNPCIQRNLELRHRKCPACGTAFGQSDVRFVKI; encoded by the exons ATGGAAAACTCAGACCACAACGAACCCGAAAAGAAGAGGCCTCACCTCACTTCCGTTTCTTCTCGCGTGGCGCGAAACTCTCCATCGAACAACAAAACC GCTGATGCTGGAGTCTTACAAGCACAGAACCAGCAGCTCGTTCAAAAGATTGACATCCAAAAGCGTGCTTTGCATGACCTTGAAGAAAAAATTAGAGAGTTAAAAGAGCGGCAAAATACCCATGACGATTTGTTAATTGCAGTGAACCAATGTTGGATTCAG TTGTCTGATGATCTGACTCTTCTTGGTGTACGAGCTGGTAGAAGCAAAGATGCATTACAAACACTAGATTACCATAATAACCGTCGAG AGGATATATTTCTGTGTAGATTGATCCAGAAAGATTCTGTTGATGGAAACAGTATTGGTGAGAGAATTAATTATGTTGAAGAAAGCCTTGCTTTACGCCGGTCATCTACGTTAGAGTTGTTGAAACTCCTTCAAGATACCATGGAGGCTCAGATGGAAAGAATTGACAGTATAGCCCAGGTTTTGCATGGCGAGTTATCTTCAGAAG ATGCTATAATTCAGATGTCTCAGATTGATGACATGATGAAAGAAGAGGAAAGTAATTTACGTGAAATCATTAATGCTCTCAACGATTCACATAAAGAGTATACTATTGGAATTCAAAGTTATATCAGTTGGTGCTTACAAGATcagtctgaagttaaacgccttGCAG GTGACCTTGAAGAGAGCATAACTGGACttgaagagagtagaagaaaactagTCAATCTGAAAATGCAAAAGGATGCAGCGGCAGGAATGCAATCCCCTAGTGCTGATTCGGTTAACGGAAACTTGTCTCCTGAAAAACCCACAGACAGGACTATGAGTTTGCGTGAGCTGAAGGATTCAATTGAGGAAGCAAAG ATACTGAATGCTGATCGTCTTACTGAGCTTCAAGAGGCACACGAAGAAAATGAAACCTTGACAAAGCAATTCCAAGATTTTCAG AATGAACTGAACGATGACAAGTATATACGCACTTCCAGAATATATTCATTGACGAATGATCAACTTCAACATTGGATTGCTGAGTTAGCTCGGTATAAGATGTTGGTAGAGTCTCTGCAG GCGGGAAGTGTCCATGTCACAAAATGGGAGAAGGAGCTGAACTCCAAATTGGAGTCTGTTGATACTGCAAGGCATGCCATTGACTGTTCAGATTCCAGGATTGAAGAGCTGGAGGTTCAGTTGCAGAAGTGTACTATTGAAAAGAATGATCTTGAAATTAAGATGGAAGAGGCTATACAAGATACTG GGAGAAAAGATATCAAATCCGAGTTTCGTGTGATGGCTTCAGCTTTGTCCAAAGAAATGGGAATGATGGAAGCTCAGGTCAAGCGATGGAAGGATGCAGCTCATGAGGCGGTATCGTTACGCGAGAAAGCTCATTCACTAAGAGCTGTGTTGAGTGGGAAG ACAAGCGAAGTTAGCAGCCTTGCAAACAAATGTACTGAACAGGATTTGGAAATTAAGTCTTTAAGAGCATTG ATTGAAAAGTTACAGAAGGAGAAACTAGAGTTGGAATTCATTCTGGAAATGCATGGACAAGAGAATTATGATAAAAG TACTCTGGCAGAAATTAGAGAATCTGAAAATAAAGCCCACTCTCAAGCTGAAATGCTGAAAAATGCTTTAGATGAACATAGTCTTGAGTTAAGAGTAAAAGCTGCTAATGAAGCTGAAGAAGCTTGTGAACAAAGGCTTGCTGCTGCAGAAGCTGAAATAGAGGACTTAAGAGCCAAGCTGGATGCAGCTGAAAG AGATATTTTGGAGCTGACCGAGGCTATTAAAGTGAAAGAGGCTGAGGCAGAGGCATATATATCTGAAATCGAG ACTATTGGTCAAGCATATGAAGATATGCAGACACAGAACCAACATCTGATGAAGCAGGTGACTGAGAGGGATGACTATAATATCAAG CTTGTATCAGAAAGTGTGAAGACAAAACAAGTACACAGTTCTTTAGTGGCTGAGAAGCAGGCCTTGGCAAAGCAACTTCAACAAATTAACTCTTTAATTGATGCCTCAAAAATGAGGATTGCACACGTTGAGGAACAG ATGAAGGCTGTTCTATCAGAAGGCATCAAATGTAATCAGGAGGAAAAAAACCTTCATGTCACTCTGGAATTTGCCAAGTGGGAATTGGCTGATGCTGAGAAGGAGTTAAAGTGGCTGAAGTCTGCCCTTtcctcttcagagaaagaatacGACCAAATACAGAAAGATGTGGCAGCAGTTGAAATGGAATTAGAAAGTGAAAG GAGTTCACGGATGAAGCTCGAGGAAGAACTCAGGGAAGTGAACAGGCAAATCGCCGAGCTGAGTTCTGAAACGGGTGAAACCGCAATACAAAAGCTCGAAGCAGAAATAAAGATCTGTAAGAACATGATTAAGTGCACAGTCTGTTCTGATCGGCCAAAGGAG GTGGTGATTGTCAAATGCTATCATCTGTTCTGCAATCCATGCATACAAAGAAATCTAGAGCTCAGGCACCGCAAGTGCCCTGCATGTGGAACAGCATTTGGACAAAGTGATGTTCGCTTTGTTAAAATATGA